The following proteins come from a genomic window of Montipora foliosa isolate CH-2021 chromosome 2, ASM3666993v2, whole genome shotgun sequence:
- the LOC137992654 gene encoding betaine--homocysteine S-methyltransferase 1-like isoform X1, with product MAPKRGILERLDAGEIVIGDGGFVFALEKRGYVRAGPWTPEVNVEHPSAVRELHREFLRAGSDVMQTFTFYASDDKLGNRGNTAVEIGCQAINQAACDIAFEVANEGDALVCGGICQTPTYLSGKGKESCQKEFERQLEIFLKNDVDFLLAEYFEHVEEAEWAVEACKATGKPTAVSMCIGPQGDMHGIPTGECAVRLAHAGADIIGINCHFGPDECIEACCLMKEALDAVGIKKYLMVQPLGYFTPDAGKQGFIDLPEFPFALEPRIMTRWDAHKFARDAYNAGIRYIGGCCGIEPYHIRAVAEELAKERGKLPPASEKHGPWGEGLRLHTKPWVRARARRVYWESLKPASGRPFSSSMSNPDDWGVTAGDKDLIQHKETTTQEEMDAVINHATCKQQTANGDH from the exons ATGGCACCA AAACGAGGTATCCTTGAGAGACTTGACGCCGGCGAAATTGTTATTGGAGATGGCGGTTTCGTATTTGCTCTAGAGAAACGTGGCTATGTAAGAGCTGGTCCATGGACGCCAGAAGTTAACGTTGAGCATCCGTCGGCAG TCAGGGAACTGCATAGAGAATTTCTCAGGGCTGGCTCTGATGTAATGCAGACATTTACATTTTATGCAAGTGACGATAAACTTGGAAATCGTGGAAATACAGCAGTTGAGATTGGG TGCCAAGCTATCAACCAGGCTGCTTGTGACATAGCTTTTGAAGTAGCTAATGAAGGAGATGCTTTAGTTTGTGGTGGAATTTGCCAAACTCCAACATATTTaagtggaaaaggaaaggagtcCTGTCAAAAGGAATTTGAGAGACAACTTGAAATCTTTCTCAAAAATGATGTGGATTTTTTACTTGCTGAG TACTTTGAACATGTGGAAGAAGCAGAGTGGGCAGTGGAAGCATGCAAAGCTACAGGCAAACCAACTGCTGTTTCTATGTGCATTGGGCCCCAAGGAGATATGCACGGCATTCCTACAGGGGAATGTGCAGTGCGCTTGGCTCATGCAG gtgCTGACATAATAGGAATAAATTGCCACTTTGGTCCTGATGAATGTATTGAAGCATGCTGTTTGATGAAGGAGGCTCTTGATGCAGTTGGAATAAAAAAGTACCTCATGGTTCAGCCACTAGGGTATTTCACTCCTGATGCTGGCAAGCAAGGATTTATAGATTTACCAGAATTTCCTTTTG CCTTGGAGCCTCGCATCATGACTCGCTGGGATGCTCACAAGTTTGCCCGTGATGCCTACAATGCTGGAATACGTTACATTGGTGGTTGTTGTGGAATTGAACCATACCATATCAGGGCTGTAGCTGAGGAg ttgGCTAAGGAAAGAGGAAAATTGCCACCAGCTAGTGAAAAACATGGTCCTTGGGGAGAGGGTCTTAGGTTGCACACCAAACCATGGGTTCGGGCAAG GGCTCGCAGAGTGTACTGGGAGAGCCTTAAGCCAGCAAGTGGGAGACCATTCTCTTCTAGCATGTCTAACCCAGATGACTGGGGTGTAACTGCTGGTGACAAAGATCTAATACAACATAAAGAGACCACTACCCAGGAAGAAATGGATGCTGTTATCAACCATGCTACATGTAAACAGCAAACTGCCAATGGGGATCATTGA
- the LOC137992654 gene encoding betaine--homocysteine S-methyltransferase 1-like isoform X2, which yields MQTFTFYASDDKLGNRGNTAVEIGCQAINQAACDIAFEVANEGDALVCGGICQTPTYLSGKGKESCQKEFERQLEIFLKNDVDFLLAEYFEHVEEAEWAVEACKATGKPTAVSMCIGPQGDMHGIPTGECAVRLAHAGADIIGINCHFGPDECIEACCLMKEALDAVGIKKYLMVQPLGYFTPDAGKQGFIDLPEFPFALEPRIMTRWDAHKFARDAYNAGIRYIGGCCGIEPYHIRAVAEELAKERGKLPPASEKHGPWGEGLRLHTKPWVRARARRVYWESLKPASGRPFSSSMSNPDDWGVTAGDKDLIQHKETTTQEEMDAVINHATCKQQTANGDH from the exons ATGCAGACATTTACATTTTATGCAAGTGACGATAAACTTGGAAATCGTGGAAATACAGCAGTTGAGATTGGG TGCCAAGCTATCAACCAGGCTGCTTGTGACATAGCTTTTGAAGTAGCTAATGAAGGAGATGCTTTAGTTTGTGGTGGAATTTGCCAAACTCCAACATATTTaagtggaaaaggaaaggagtcCTGTCAAAAGGAATTTGAGAGACAACTTGAAATCTTTCTCAAAAATGATGTGGATTTTTTACTTGCTGAG TACTTTGAACATGTGGAAGAAGCAGAGTGGGCAGTGGAAGCATGCAAAGCTACAGGCAAACCAACTGCTGTTTCTATGTGCATTGGGCCCCAAGGAGATATGCACGGCATTCCTACAGGGGAATGTGCAGTGCGCTTGGCTCATGCAG gtgCTGACATAATAGGAATAAATTGCCACTTTGGTCCTGATGAATGTATTGAAGCATGCTGTTTGATGAAGGAGGCTCTTGATGCAGTTGGAATAAAAAAGTACCTCATGGTTCAGCCACTAGGGTATTTCACTCCTGATGCTGGCAAGCAAGGATTTATAGATTTACCAGAATTTCCTTTTG CCTTGGAGCCTCGCATCATGACTCGCTGGGATGCTCACAAGTTTGCCCGTGATGCCTACAATGCTGGAATACGTTACATTGGTGGTTGTTGTGGAATTGAACCATACCATATCAGGGCTGTAGCTGAGGAg ttgGCTAAGGAAAGAGGAAAATTGCCACCAGCTAGTGAAAAACATGGTCCTTGGGGAGAGGGTCTTAGGTTGCACACCAAACCATGGGTTCGGGCAAG GGCTCGCAGAGTGTACTGGGAGAGCCTTAAGCCAGCAAGTGGGAGACCATTCTCTTCTAGCATGTCTAACCCAGATGACTGGGGTGTAACTGCTGGTGACAAAGATCTAATACAACATAAAGAGACCACTACCCAGGAAGAAATGGATGCTGTTATCAACCATGCTACATGTAAACAGCAAACTGCCAATGGGGATCATTGA